TGGGGGATATTCACCGGATTTTGATGCAAGGGGGAGTGTTTCTTTATCCTGGTACGGAAAAAAATCCCGACGGCAAATTGCGTTTGCTCTATGAAACTGCGCCGCTGGCCTTTTTGGTGGAACAGGCTGGGGGAAGGGCTAGTGACGGCCAAAAACGTTTACTGGACTTAATTCCTTCTAAATTACATCAGCGTACCCCCGCCATTATTGGCAGCGCAGAAGATGTGAAATTGGTGGAATCTTTCATCAGCGACCACAAACAACGGCAGGGTAATTAGTTTACTTAATCACTGCAAATCGTTTGAGGTCTAGGAACGTCTTTTAAAAGCCCCCTAGCCCCCCAATTCTGGGGGGAATAGTGTTCAAAGTCCCCCAAATTTGCCGGAGCTTTAGTGAAGACATTTGGAGAGTGGATCATGACTTTTCAAACATACTCTAACGCCGGAGATTCAACTTTGTTGGTAAATCTACATTGATCAATCCTATGCGACAGTTATTGCTAATTTCTGACCTGGACAATACCTGGGTCGGAGATCAACAAGCCCTGGAACATTTGCAAGAATATCTAGGCGATCGCCGGGGAAATTTTTATTTGGCCTATGCCACGGGGCGTTCCTACCATTCCGCGAGGGAGTTGCAAAAACAGGTGGGACTCATGGAACCGGACTATTGGCTCACCGCGGTGGGGAGTGAAATTTACCATCCAGAAGGCCTGGACCAACATTGGGCTGATTACCTCTCTGAGCATTGGCAACGGGATATCCTCCAGGCGATCGCCGATGGTTTTGAGGCCTTAAAACCCCAATCTCCCTTGGAACAAAACCCATGGAAAATTAGCTATCATCTCGATCCCCAGGCTTGCCCCACCGTCATCGACCAATTAACGGAGATGTTGAAGGAAACCGGCATCCCGGTGCAGGTGATTTTCAGCAGTGGCAAAGATGTGGATTTATTGCCCCAACGGAGTAACAAAGGTAACGCCACCCAATATCTGCAACAACATTTAGCCATGGAGCCGTCTCAAACCCTGGTGTGTGGGGACTCCGGCAATGATATTGGCTTATTTGAAACTTCCGCTCGGGGTGTCATTGTCCGTAATGCCCAGCCGGAATTATTGCACTGGTATGACCAATGGGGGGATTCTCGTCATTATCGGGCCCAATCGAGCCATGCTGGCGCTATCCTAGAGGCGATCGCCCATTTCGATTTTTTGAGCTGATATTTTAGTTAACAATTCCGAATGGGCAAGCAAAGTAAGCTACAATTTGACATTGTTCAATTTTGAGTACAGGGTGTAAAGCCGAGGAGGGCGTTATTGCTGAGCCACTAAACTTGACGGTCAGTTTGCGCGGGACATTAGAAGTCAAGGAAAAGTTACAAATCTTCCGTCTGACGGGTTTGTTGGACGCATTTTCCGAGCCTACCTTCCGTAAGGTAGTCAGCGATCACATCGAAGCAGGGCCTCCCCATGTGGTGCTGGACTTGTCCACCATTGATTTTATTGATAGCTCTGGCCTAGGAGCTTTGGTGCAGGTAACCAAACTTTCCCAAAACAAACAGGGAAGTGTACAGATTGTCACCAACCCTAGGGTTACCCAAACGGTAAAACTGGTGCGTTTGGAAAAATTCCTCCATCTCCATAATTCCCTGGCTGAGGCGATCGCCGCTACCACTGAGGGGTAATGATGGTTGGTTGTTCACGGGTGGTCCAACCATGGTGGTGCTGTCCCGTTTTGACTGCAATGGGGAGGTGCCATGACCCAGTTTGATGACCATCCCCTTTGGCAATCTTCCCTGAACCCCGCTGATGCCCCTGCGGTACAGTCCCTATCCCCCGTGGCCCTGGCCTATCTAGGAGATGCTGTTTTTGAACTTTATGTCCGTTGTTGTTATCTGTTTCCCCCCCGTCGCATAGGGGATTTTCACCGTCGGGTAGTGGCCCAAGTTCGAGCTGAACAACAGGCCCAAATTTTAACCACCCTTTTACCCCAATTAACCGACCCAGAAAAGGAATGGGTGCGTCGGGGTCGTAATGCCGCCACATCTACCTCCCGGCGAGCTAATCCCGAACTGTACCAGGCCGCCAGTGGTTTAGAAACTCTTTTAGGTTATTTATACCTCAGGGATGCCCGTCGACTAGATGAACTATTAGCCTTAATTGAACTGCCCGACGCCGCCCCCCGTTAGCCCCCGAAAGTCATGACTGAAATGCCCAAGAAGAAATTTTCTCCCCGTTCTGCCCGTGGAGATAAGCCCCGCTATGGAGAGCAGAAACCCAAACTAAAGCGCAGTGGAGATAAACCCCGCTTTAACGATGACCAGCCCCAGGGTTTTAAAGAAAAATCCGATCGCTTCCAGGATAAGCCCCGTCCCCGGACCAACGACGATAAACCCCGACGGGCTGGGGATAAGCCCAGCAACTTTAAGAGTCGTTTTAAAGATAAAGACAGGGATAAACCCCGCTACGGTGACGATAGACCCCGGCGATCGGGCCAGAAGCCTCCCTTTGGCAAAACTTTTCCTGCTGCTCCCCCGCCGATGGACTCCGAGCAAGCCCAGGAAGCCTTGGATTTACTCTACGGCCACCATGCTGTTCTAGCGGCCCTAGACGGCGATCGCCAATTGAACCGCATTTGGATTACTTCCCATCTCCGCCACGACATCCGCTACCGCACTAAAATTCAAACCGCTAAGGCCAACGGCACGGTAGTGGATGAGGTCGATAATTTTCGCCTGAACCAAATCACCCACAACGCCAATCACCAAGGCATTGCCGCCCAAGTAGCCCCCTACCACTACTGGGAACTGGGGGATCTGATTGATAAAGCTAAAAGCCAAAGCACTGCTCCAGTTTTGATCATCATCGACAGCATCACCGATCCCCATAACCTGGGGGCAATTATTCGTACCGCCGAAGCGTTTGGGGCCCAGGGCATGGTGTTACCCCAACGGCGGGTAGCCGGGATCACTTCCACAGTGATGAAAGTGGCCGCTGGCGCCTTGGAACATTTCCCCGTGGCCCGGGTGGTAAATCTTAGCCGTGCGTTGGAAACATTGAAGGAGTCTGGCTTTTGGATCTATGGCACCGTAGCAGGGAAACAAACTGCTCTGCATCAAGCGGATTTGCGAGAACCCATGGGGTTAGTAATTGGCTCGGAAGGAGAGGGATTGAGCTTGCTCACCCAAAAACACTGTGACCATCTAATTACCATTCCTTTAGCCGGTAAAACCCCCAGTCTGAATGCTTCTGTGGCGGCGGCCATCAGTCTTTATGAAATTTTTCGCCAACGGGGTTTTGATCGCCCCACCCTATCCCACACTGCCTCCGACTTACGAGAAGTTTCCGAGGATTAGGAAAAGAAGGGACAAGGTAGCAGATTTAATTACGATTCTGCCGGCAATGTAACAAAATATTGCGGATTGGAAAGTTAAAATGACAGCAAACAAATCCCATTACCTTGTCTCTATCCCTACCCAAAGTCCTATGAAAGAACTGTGGATCCGTGTTTTATCCTTGCTGGGCATGGCTCACTGGGTTGTAATTAGCACCGGCGCTCCTCGCTGTACCTATTATTTTGGCCCCTTTGCCCGCCGTAGTAGTGCGGAAAAAGCCCAGCTAGGCTACCTGGAGGATTTGCGGGGAGAAGGAGCCCAGGATATTCAGGTAACCGTCAAGCAATGTAAGCCCGCCCGCTTGACCATTTTTGATGAGGCAGAGGAGTTAATGCCTATCCTTTCTCCCTAGTACTGAAAGCGTTACCTTTTTACCACGCTCAGTTTTCCCAGTCTGGCCCAATTCCTGGCGATCGCCGTTGGGCCTGGGTGTGGCTTTGATGGAGAATAATGGGAAGACTGTCCATTGATTTTTGCCTTCCCTGCCCATGACCCTGCGCCTGTACGATTCCCTCACCCGAGCCAAACAACCCCTGCAACCTCTCCACCCTGGCCTGGTGACAATGTACTGTTGCGGCATCACCGTCTATGACTATTGCCACCTAGGCCACGCCCGTACCTGCATTACCTGGGATTTGGTGCGTCGTTACCTGCAATGGTCGGGTTATGAGGTGCGCTATGTGCAAAATTTCACTGATATTGACGACAAAATCCTCAAACGGGCAGTGGACGAAAGCTCCACCATGGAGGCGGTGTCAGAAAAATTTATCGCCGCCTATTTTGAAGATATGGAAGCGTTGGGAGTGCAACCAGCGGATCTTTACCCCAGGGCTACCCACACCCTAGATGGCATTAAAAGGTTAATTGCGGAGTTGGAAGCTAAGGGCTACGCCTATCCCAGCGGTGGAGATGTCTATTACTCAGTGCGTAATTTTGACGGCTACGGCAAGCTCTCTGGACGCAGGCTAGAGGATTTGCAGGCGGGGGCCAGCGGCCGGGTGACAGTGGCCGATCCCGATGGAGCCCAAAAACAGGACCCGTTTGATTTCGCCTTATGGAAAAGCGCTAAACCGGGGGAACCGGCCTGGGAATCTCCTTGGGGTAAGGGGCGGCCGGGCTGGCACATTGAATGTTCCGCCATGGTGAGGGAATTTTTAGGGGAAACTATTGATCTACATGTGGGGGGCAATGATTTAATTTTTCCCCACCACGAAAATGAAATTGCCCAATCGGAGGCGGTGACGGGTCAACCCCTGGCCCAGTATTGGCTCCATAACGGCATGGTGAAGGTAGATGGAGAAAAAATGTCCAAATCCCTGGGGAACTTCACCACCATTCGGGCTTTGCTAAAAACCGTTGACCCCATGGCAATCAGACTTTTGGTTCTCCAAGGTCATTACCGTAAACCGCTAGATTTCACCGAGACGGCGATCGCCGCCGCCACTAATGGTTGGCACACGCTAAGGGAAGGTTTGCAATTTGGCTATGACTACGGTGGAGATTTTGGCTGGGAGTTGGCATTTACCCCCCTAGGCCCCGACGCGAACCAATGGACGGTGGCATTCCAGGAGGCGGTGGACGATGACTTTAATTTTGCCGGTGGTTTGGCCGTAATGTTTGAATTGGCCAAGCATCTACGGTCTGAGGGCAATAAATTAAAATTTGAGGGGTCCACCCCCGCCGATCTGGATTTGTTGCAAACCCAATGGATTACTTTGGTCAGTCTGGCAGAGATTCTGGGTTTAAGTATTAATCCCGAGTCCCAATCTAGCAACGATAATGGTTTGACTGATGGGGATATTGAACAACTGGTGGCCCAACGCACCCAAGCCCGAAAAGATAAAAACTGGGCCGAAGGCGATCGCCTCAGGGATGTGCTGCAGGAAGCGGGGATCACATTGGTGGATAAACCCGGTGGGCTAACGGAATGGTTCCGCTAGTCCAACTTTGTGGGATAATTTAGTTTATTGTTACCAAAAATCTTTAAGGGAGTAACCCAACCGTTGCAACAATGACCGCAGAATGGGCAAGCTCAGGCCAATCACGTTGCTGGAACAACCATCCAGTTTATTAATTAACATTCCCCCTTTGCCTTCCAGGGCAAACGCCCCAGCACATTGGAGGGGTTCCCCACTACCCACGTAGGCTTGGATGGTGTCGTCATCCACATCAGCAAAATGAACTTTGGTTAACCCCGTTTGGCACAGGCAACGGTTTTGGGTGCGGTCAATCAAGGCATGGCCCGTGTACAGTTCCCCCACCTGACCCCGCATGGTTTGCCAACGGGCGATCGCCACCGCGGGCGACTCTGGTTTACCGTAGGTTTGACCATTAACCAATAAAAGGGAATCACAGCCGAGGACGAGGGCATCAGCGAATTTACTGGCCACCGTTCCTGCTTTAGCCTTGGCCAGAGCTTCCACCAGGGCCACTGTGTTGTCGGCGGCTAAGGAAGATTCATCGAAATGGCTCACGGCCACTAGGGGGCTAATGCCGGCCATTTCCAGCAAACGTTTGCGGGCGGGGGAAGCAGAAGCAAGAACAAAAGTTGGAGGCATAATCGTTGTTTTTTAACACTCATTGTACTACAAAGGCAATGCTCCCCGAGGGGGATAACCGGCCTGGCCAAAAGGGGGCGATGGGTTATGCTAGCTTCGTTAACACAGCCGTCCCTGAGCCAAGGACGGGGTTTTAGACCCAGTTTTTTTTTGATGAAGCGAATTATCCTCGCCCTGTTGACGGTTATTTCCCTGGTGCCCTTTTTACTTTCCCTGGTGGGAAGCTTAGAAGAACCCCAAGTACAGTCTCAGCTACAACTTTCCCAAACCAATCTGTTGTTGCAAGCTTCGGCTTGGCAGGGGAAGGGGGAATCGGGAACATGGCGGGAAACCCTGCAAACAGCCCTATTGGAAAGTCAACCCCAACAGGGAGGGTTAAAACAGTACGAAATAGCAGTCCAGGAATTGACTGACTATCTAGACCGGCTCAAAAATCAACAGGCGACCCTGGAGACATCCCCCAATGTCAATCCGGCCCCAATCCAAGCAGTCATTGCCAAAAATCAAAAGACCCTAAACCAAATTCAAATTAATTTGGGGTTGCTCCAATACGCTGAGAATCAGACGCAAAAATCCCTCGATACTTGGCAATCTGTAGTGAGCAACGGTGAGCCAAATGAGCAAGAAATCGCCACCGTGCTGATTGCTCTACAACAAGCCGAACCCATCCCCTCCAATGCGGAAGCGGTTATTAATAGCCAATTAAAGGGATGGTTTCGTTGGCAGGGACTGACCCAGCTTTATCGCCGCCAAGGTAATCTTGAAAGCCTCGATCAGGTTTGTGATACCCCCGCCTGTGGAGCGTTGCAAACAGAAG
The genomic region above belongs to Synechocystis sp. PCC 6803 substr. PCC-P and contains:
- the cysS gene encoding cysteine--tRNA ligase, whose protein sequence is MTLRLYDSLTRAKQPLQPLHPGLVTMYCCGITVYDYCHLGHARTCITWDLVRRYLQWSGYEVRYVQNFTDIDDKILKRAVDESSTMEAVSEKFIAAYFEDMEALGVQPADLYPRATHTLDGIKRLIAELEAKGYAYPSGGDVYYSVRNFDGYGKLSGRRLEDLQAGASGRVTVADPDGAQKQDPFDFALWKSAKPGEPAWESPWGKGRPGWHIECSAMVREFLGETIDLHVGGNDLIFPHHENEIAQSEAVTGQPLAQYWLHNGMVKVDGEKMSKSLGNFTTIRALLKTVDPMAIRLLVLQGHYRKPLDFTETAIAAATNGWHTLREGLQFGYDYGGDFGWELAFTPLGPDANQWTVAFQEAVDDDFNFAGGLAVMFELAKHLRSEGNKLKFEGSTPADLDLLQTQWITLVSLAEILGLSINPESQSSNDNGLTDGDIEQLVAQRTQARKDKNWAEGDRLRDVLQEAGITLVDKPGGLTEWFR
- a CDS encoding Maf family nucleotide pyrophosphatase — translated: MPPTFVLASASPARKRLLEMAGISPLVAVSHFDESSLAADNTVALVEALAKAKAGTVASKFADALVLGCDSLLLVNGQTYGKPESPAVAIARWQTMRGQVGELYTGHALIDRTQNRCLCQTGLTKVHFADVDDDTIQAYVGSGEPLQCAGAFALEGKGGMLINKLDGCSSNVIGLSLPILRSLLQRLGYSLKDFW
- a CDS encoding DUF1816 domain-containing protein, whose amino-acid sequence is MKELWIRVLSLLGMAHWVVISTGAPRCTYYFGPFARRSSAEKAQLGYLEDLRGEGAQDIQVTVKQCKPARLTIFDEAEELMPILSP
- a CDS encoding STAS domain-containing protein — its product is MRGTLEVKEKLQIFRLTGLLDAFSEPTFRKVVSDHIEAGPPHVVLDLSTIDFIDSSGLGALVQVTKLSQNKQGSVQIVTNPRVTQTVKLVRLEKFLHLHNSLAEAIAATTEG
- the rlmB gene encoding 23S rRNA (guanosine(2251)-2'-O)-methyltransferase RlmB translates to MTEMPKKKFSPRSARGDKPRYGEQKPKLKRSGDKPRFNDDQPQGFKEKSDRFQDKPRPRTNDDKPRRAGDKPSNFKSRFKDKDRDKPRYGDDRPRRSGQKPPFGKTFPAAPPPMDSEQAQEALDLLYGHHAVLAALDGDRQLNRIWITSHLRHDIRYRTKIQTAKANGTVVDEVDNFRLNQITHNANHQGIAAQVAPYHYWELGDLIDKAKSQSTAPVLIIIDSITDPHNLGAIIRTAEAFGAQGMVLPQRRVAGITSTVMKVAAGALEHFPVARVVNLSRALETLKESGFWIYGTVAGKQTALHQADLREPMGLVIGSEGEGLSLLTQKHCDHLITIPLAGKTPSLNASVAAAISLYEIFRQRGFDRPTLSHTASDLREVSED
- a CDS encoding sucrose-phosphate phosphatase; its protein translation is MRQLLLISDLDNTWVGDQQALEHLQEYLGDRRGNFYLAYATGRSYHSARELQKQVGLMEPDYWLTAVGSEIYHPEGLDQHWADYLSEHWQRDILQAIADGFEALKPQSPLEQNPWKISYHLDPQACPTVIDQLTEMLKETGIPVQVIFSSGKDVDLLPQRSNKGNATQYLQQHLAMEPSQTLVCGDSGNDIGLFETSARGVIVRNAQPELLHWYDQWGDSRHYRAQSSHAGAILEAIAHFDFLS
- a CDS encoding Mini-ribonuclease 3, with protein sequence MTQFDDHPLWQSSLNPADAPAVQSLSPVALAYLGDAVFELYVRCCYLFPPRRIGDFHRRVVAQVRAEQQAQILTTLLPQLTDPEKEWVRRGRNAATSTSRRANPELYQAASGLETLLGYLYLRDARRLDELLALIELPDAAPR